A genomic segment from Corylus avellana chromosome ca5, CavTom2PMs-1.0 encodes:
- the LOC132183299 gene encoding early nodulin-like protein 21, with product MQPIAPSSMSSTTVILFLLTIFPSLHHFSVSSFEFQAGGIQGWVIPPPNDTKIYNDWASENRFQVGDTLRFKYGKDSVMEVNETDYKRCNSSHPNFFSNTGNTVFRFDYSGPFYFISGVSGHCEKGQRMIVKVIAPEEEPPSGGSKSSGSRVAVSSPAVSAALVFVQLIVLSYRASYAM from the exons ATGCAGCCCATCGCTCCTTCCTCCATGAGTTCGACTACAGTAATTCTCTTCTTACTGACCATCTTCCCTTCTCTTCACCATTTCTCAGTCTCTTCCTTCGAGTTCCAAGCCGGAGGCATCCAAGGTTGGGTCATCCCTCCGCCCAATGACACCAAAATCTACAACGACTGGGCCTCAGAAAACCGGTTCCAAGTTGGCGACACCCTCC GCTTTAAGTACGGGAAGGACTCGGTTATGGAGGTGAATGAGACAGACTACAAGAGGTGCAATTCCTCTCACCCCAACTTCTTCTCCAACACTGGGAACACAGTTTTCAGGTTCGATTACTCGGGGCCTTTCTACTTCATTAGTGGAGTGTCCGGGCACTGCGAAAAGGGTCAGAGGATGATCGTGAAGGTGATAGCTCCAGAGGAGGAGCCTCCATCTGGCGGCAGCAAATCGTCCGGCTCCCGTGTTGCAGTTTCTTCGCCCGCAGTCTCTGCTGCATTAGTCTTTGTTCAGTTAATTGTTTTGTCATATCGTGCTTCTTATGCTATGTAG
- the LOC132183354 gene encoding succinate dehydrogenase [ubiquinone] iron-sulfur subunit 2, mitochondrial — protein sequence MAIGMFRRVIPRASTWRFVLARAHATEAEAQQVEPKARAAAALKTFSIYRWNPDSPSKPELQNYEINLKECGPMVLDALIKIKNEVDPTLTFRRSCREGICGSCAMNIDGCNGLACLTKISSESSSTMITPLPHMFVIKDLVVDMTNFYNQYKSIEPWLKRKSPPSAPGKEILQSKKDRAKLDGMYECILCACCSTSCPSYWWNPESYLGPAALLHANRWISDSRDEYTKERLDAINDEFKLYRCHTILNCARACPKGLNPGKQITHIKQLQIAKRLTL from the exons ATGGCGATTGGAATGTTCAGGAGGGTGATACCTAGGGCATCGACCTGGAGATTCGTGCTGGCCCGGGCGCACGCGACTGAGGCCGAGGCGCAGCAGGTGGAGCCCAAGGCACGCGCCGCCGCGGCGCTGAAGACCTTCTCGATCTACCGGTGGAACCCGGATAGTCCATCGAAGCCGGAGCTCCAAAACTACGAGATCAACCTGAAGGAGTGCGGGCCGATGGTGCTGGACGCGCTGATCAAGATCAAGAACGAGGTGGACCCAACACTGACATTCCGGCGGTCGTGCCGGGAGGGAATCTGTGGGTCCTGCGCGATGAACATAGACGGCTGCAACGGCCTGGCGTGCCTGACGAAGATCTCATCGGAGTCGTCCTCGACCATGATCACCCCCTTGCCGCACATGTTCGTGATCAAGGACCTGGTGGTGGACATGACTAACTTCTACAACCAGTACAAGAGCATCGAGCCCTGGCTCAAGCGGAAGAGTCCGCCGTCTGCACCCGGGAAGGAGATTCTGCAGAGCAAGAAGGATAGGGCCAAGCTGGATGGGATGTACGAGTGCATACTCTGCGCCTGCTGTAGCACATCCTGCCCCAGCTACTGGTGGAACCCCGAGTCCTATCTCGGCCCCGCTGCTCTGCTCCACGCCAATCG ATGGATAAGTGACAGCCGTGATGAATATACCAAGGAGCGATTGGATGCCATAAATGACGAGTTCAAGCTATACCGCTGTCATACCATACTAAACTGTGCCCGTGCCTGTCCAAAGGGCTTGAACCCCGGAAAGCAGATCACGCATATCAAGCAGCTCCAGATAGCTAAGCGTTTGACTCTCTAG